The proteins below come from a single Caulobacter flavus genomic window:
- the trbB gene encoding P-type conjugative transfer ATPase TrbB, with amino-acid sequence MLRSALGPLLLARLEDPGVAELMVNPDGRVWLDRFDAGLVDAELVVAPADAERILRLVAHHVDAEVHAGRPRLSAELPGTGERFEGLMPPLVAAPSFSIRKPARQVFGLDDYVRTGVMSAQQCEVLAAAVVDRRNILVAGPTSSGKTTLVNALLAKVAEGHDRVVLCEDLRELQCAAPNLVAMRTLDDVVSLADLVRSTLRLRPDRIIIGEVRGGEALDLIKAWGTGHPGGIGTLHAGSALGALLRLEQLIQEAVVTVPRGLIAQTIDLIAVLAGRGRQRRLIELARLEGQAPDGAYQLSPA; translated from the coding sequence ATGCTGCGCTCGGCCCTGGGGCCGCTGCTGCTGGCGCGTCTGGAGGATCCGGGCGTGGCCGAACTGATGGTCAATCCCGACGGCCGGGTTTGGCTGGACCGGTTCGACGCGGGCCTCGTCGACGCGGAGCTCGTCGTAGCGCCCGCCGACGCCGAGCGGATCCTTCGCCTCGTCGCCCATCACGTCGACGCCGAGGTCCATGCCGGCCGGCCGCGGCTGTCGGCGGAGCTTCCCGGCACGGGCGAGCGCTTCGAGGGGCTCATGCCGCCTCTGGTGGCCGCGCCGTCGTTCTCCATCCGCAAGCCCGCCCGCCAGGTCTTCGGCCTGGACGACTATGTGCGCACCGGGGTGATGAGCGCGCAGCAGTGCGAGGTTTTGGCCGCTGCCGTCGTCGATCGGCGCAACATCCTGGTCGCCGGCCCGACCTCGAGCGGCAAGACCACCTTGGTCAACGCCTTGCTGGCCAAGGTGGCCGAGGGGCATGACCGGGTGGTGCTCTGCGAGGACCTGCGCGAGCTGCAGTGCGCCGCGCCCAATCTGGTGGCCATGCGCACGCTCGACGACGTCGTCAGCCTGGCCGATCTCGTCCGTTCGACCCTGCGGCTGCGACCCGACCGCATCATCATCGGCGAGGTGCGGGGCGGCGAGGCCCTCGACCTGATCAAGGCCTGGGGGACGGGACACCCCGGCGGGATCGGCACCCTGCACGCCGGCTCGGCCTTGGGCGCGCTGCTGCGCCTGGAGCAACTGATCCAGGAGGCGGTGGTCACCGTGCCGCGGGGCCTGATCGCGCAGACCATCGACCTGATCGCCGTCCTGGCCGGCCGCGGCCGACAGCGACGCCTGATCGAACTTGCACGCCTGGAGGGCCAGGCGCCCGACGGCGCCTACCAGCTCAGCCCCGCCTGA
- a CDS encoding NAD(P)H-hydrate dehydratase — MTAIEALDAAWMREHPLPDPGGSGKDGRGQVLVVGGEVELAGAAMLAGVAALRAGAGKLQLAVAQDAVAALSVALPEARVLSLPRDGPDSARGHWTRLTEQAGHCDALLVGPGMMDDDSGLAAGLLAASQAIVVDAGALKAVTDAPPRSARILTPNAGEMAGLLGVSREKVEADPLAAGTQAAERFGAVVVAKGATTHVIHPDGRAGRYAGGGPGLGVSGSGDVLAGLIVGLLARGACPFDAAAWGVFLHGEAGARLASRIGRLGYLAREISTEAPSILSSF, encoded by the coding sequence ATGACGGCGATCGAAGCGCTGGACGCGGCATGGATGCGCGAGCACCCCCTTCCCGATCCGGGCGGCTCGGGGAAGGACGGGCGTGGACAGGTGCTCGTGGTGGGCGGAGAGGTGGAGTTGGCCGGAGCGGCGATGTTGGCGGGCGTGGCCGCCCTGCGGGCTGGTGCAGGTAAGTTACAGCTGGCTGTCGCTCAGGACGCAGTGGCGGCGCTCAGCGTCGCTCTGCCCGAAGCGCGTGTCCTGTCACTGCCTCGCGACGGCCCAGACTCGGCTCGGGGACACTGGACGCGGCTGACCGAGCAGGCCGGGCATTGCGACGCCTTGCTCGTCGGGCCCGGCATGATGGACGACGACTCCGGCCTGGCCGCGGGACTGCTCGCGGCTTCGCAGGCTATTGTCGTCGACGCTGGAGCCTTGAAGGCCGTGACGGATGCGCCACCGCGTTCGGCAAGGATCCTGACGCCCAATGCAGGAGAGATGGCCGGGTTGCTGGGCGTGTCGCGCGAGAAGGTGGAGGCCGATCCGCTCGCGGCTGGGACACAGGCGGCCGAGCGCTTCGGGGCGGTCGTGGTGGCGAAGGGAGCAACCACCCATGTCATTCATCCCGACGGGCGGGCCGGGCGCTATGCGGGCGGCGGTCCAGGTCTGGGCGTCTCGGGCTCGGGCGACGTCCTGGCCGGTCTCATCGTCGGGCTGCTGGCGCGAGGCGCTTGCCCATTCGACGCTGCGGCCTGGGGCGTCTTCCTCCATGGGGAAGCCGGAGCCAGATTGGCGAGCCGCATTGGTCGGCTAGGCTACCTCGCCCGCGAAATTTCCACCGAAGCGCCATCAATACTCTCAAGTTTCTGA
- the trbF gene encoding conjugal transfer protein TrbF, with protein MNPFKGAPRYARTPPPETPYQRAAQAWDDRIGSARVQAANWRLMALGLLGLSGGLAGALAWLAAQGTVTPWVVQVDRLGQVQAVGPATKGYTPTDFEIRSSLGRFIKDVRSVSSDGVVVGKAWDRAYAYVVGDAANFITQYAATSDLKAQIGRSPVDVDIVSVLRESPKSFRATWTERRYADGKLQATERWTALLTVEIHKPTTDQEVLANGLGLKITAINWSREYVQ; from the coding sequence ATGAACCCGTTCAAGGGCGCGCCGCGATATGCCCGCACGCCGCCGCCAGAGACTCCCTACCAGCGCGCCGCCCAAGCCTGGGACGACCGCATCGGCTCGGCCCGCGTCCAAGCCGCCAACTGGCGCCTGATGGCGCTCGGGCTGCTTGGCCTCAGCGGGGGGCTGGCCGGCGCCCTGGCCTGGCTGGCCGCGCAAGGCACGGTCACGCCGTGGGTCGTGCAGGTCGATCGCCTGGGCCAAGTCCAGGCCGTCGGACCCGCTACCAAGGGCTACACGCCGACCGACTTCGAGATCCGCTCCAGCCTGGGGCGCTTCATCAAGGACGTTCGGTCGGTGTCCAGCGACGGGGTGGTGGTCGGCAAGGCCTGGGATCGAGCCTACGCCTATGTCGTCGGTGATGCGGCCAACTTCATCACCCAGTACGCCGCCACCAGCGACCTGAAGGCCCAGATCGGCCGCTCCCCTGTCGATGTAGACATCGTCAGCGTGCTGCGGGAGTCGCCCAAGAGCTTCCGAGCGACCTGGACCGAGCGGCGCTATGCCGACGGCAAGCTTCAGGCCACCGAGCGTTGGACCGCGCTGCTGACCGTGGAGATCCACAAACCCACCACCGATCAGGAAGTCCTGGCTAACGGCCTTGGCCTGAAGATCACGGCCATCAACTGGTCGCGGGAGTACGTCCAATGA
- a CDS encoding TrbI/VirB10 family protein yields the protein MTATPPNPEREAIAKRLRLRGSAGPVARVSRPALIAVSAVLSIGLAGAIGWSLMAKPKAPPPAPPAAPPAPPEKLSSLPKDYLTRGDTPVLGPPLPGDLGRPILSARSDEAVSQLPSPSPAPAAIPVRAADPDLEMRQAALRSARASGLFLKVDTSTAASPQASIAAGSSTGAAAPSPQADPRTTSSERLQPPASPYVLQAGAIIPAALVTGLRSDAAGLAIAQVTQDVYDSLGGGHRLIPSGSRLIGQYDTATVDGQSRLGVAWIRLILPSGRSIVLDKLPAADPQGMAGLQDGVDRHWGRIWAAAALSTVISVGSEAGSSSDDDLTRAVRRGVSGAASDAGQQAVGKSLALTPTLTIRPGATLRVLLSKDLVLEPYDEGVRP from the coding sequence ATGACTGCGACGCCTCCCAATCCCGAGCGCGAGGCCATCGCCAAGCGTCTGCGCCTGCGCGGCTCCGCCGGACCCGTGGCCCGTGTTTCGCGTCCGGCGCTGATCGCCGTCAGCGCCGTGCTGTCGATTGGGCTCGCCGGAGCGATCGGCTGGTCGCTTATGGCCAAGCCCAAGGCGCCGCCGCCGGCGCCGCCAGCTGCGCCGCCAGCGCCGCCCGAGAAGCTGTCCTCCCTGCCCAAGGACTATCTGACGCGGGGCGACACCCCGGTCCTTGGACCGCCCTTGCCCGGGGACCTGGGGCGGCCGATCCTCAGCGCCAGGTCGGATGAGGCCGTCTCGCAGCTCCCGTCACCTTCGCCCGCCCCAGCGGCTATACCGGTCAGAGCCGCCGATCCCGATCTGGAGATGCGGCAAGCCGCCTTGCGGTCAGCCAGGGCCAGCGGGCTGTTCCTGAAAGTGGACACGTCGACGGCCGCAAGTCCCCAGGCCTCAATCGCCGCGGGCTCGAGCACGGGCGCAGCTGCGCCTTCCCCTCAGGCCGATCCCAGGACCACGAGCTCCGAACGGCTACAGCCGCCGGCTTCGCCCTACGTCCTTCAGGCCGGGGCGATCATTCCGGCGGCCTTGGTGACCGGATTGCGCTCCGACGCGGCCGGGCTGGCGATCGCTCAGGTCACCCAGGACGTTTATGACAGCTTGGGCGGAGGCCACCGCCTTATCCCTTCGGGATCGCGGCTCATCGGTCAGTACGACACCGCCACGGTTGATGGCCAAAGCCGGCTTGGCGTGGCCTGGATCCGACTGATCCTTCCTTCAGGCCGCTCGATCGTGCTAGACAAGCTGCCGGCCGCCGATCCTCAAGGCATGGCCGGCCTGCAGGACGGGGTGGATCGCCACTGGGGGCGCATCTGGGCCGCCGCGGCGCTCAGCACCGTCATCTCGGTCGGCTCCGAAGCCGGTTCGAGCAGCGACGATGATCTCACCCGCGCGGTGCGCCGGGGCGTCAGCGGCGCGGCCAGCGACGCCGGCCAGCAGGCCGTCGGCAAGAGCTTGGCGCTGACGCCGACCCTGACCATCCGGCCCGGCGCCACGCTGCGGGTCCTGCTCTCCAAGGACCTGGTGCTCGAACCCTATGACGAAGGGGTCCGGCCATGA
- a CDS encoding histidine phosphatase family protein: MEQLWPARLWIVRHGQSAGNVARDAADAAGLTHIDIADRDMDVPLSALGRQQAQALGRWFANKASDERPCTLMASPYLRAVQTSQEIRDAGGLSSPERKFCVDERLREKEFGILDRLTRRGIEAQFPEQAEFRRLLGKFYHRPPGGESWCDVILRLRSLLDTLSLHHAGDRVLIVAHQVVVLCLRYLLEGLTEDQILKIDSQADIANCGVTQYRFDRESGPDGALVLEKYNFTAPLEGQDAPVTAAPDANVAAR; encoded by the coding sequence ATGGAACAGCTTTGGCCCGCCCGACTTTGGATCGTCCGCCATGGCCAGAGCGCCGGCAATGTCGCGCGCGACGCGGCTGACGCGGCCGGCTTGACTCACATCGATATCGCTGACCGCGACATGGACGTCCCGCTGAGCGCCCTCGGGCGCCAGCAGGCCCAGGCCTTGGGCCGTTGGTTCGCCAACAAGGCGAGCGATGAGCGGCCCTGCACCCTGATGGCCTCGCCCTACCTGCGCGCCGTTCAGACCAGCCAGGAAATCCGCGACGCTGGGGGCCTTTCGTCACCCGAGCGCAAGTTTTGCGTCGACGAGCGCCTGCGTGAGAAGGAGTTCGGCATTCTGGATCGACTGACTCGGCGCGGCATCGAGGCCCAGTTTCCCGAACAAGCCGAGTTTCGCCGACTGCTTGGCAAGTTCTACCATCGCCCGCCGGGCGGCGAGAGCTGGTGCGACGTCATCCTGCGTCTTCGCAGCCTGCTCGACACGTTGAGCCTGCATCACGCCGGCGACCGGGTTCTGATTGTGGCCCATCAGGTCGTCGTCCTGTGCCTGCGCTATTTGTTGGAGGGCCTGACCGAGGATCAGATCCTCAAGATCGATAGTCAGGCCGACATCGCCAACTGCGGGGTCACCCAGTACCGCTTCGACCGCGAGAGCGGTCCGGACGGCGCGCTGGTTCTCGAGAAGTATAACTTCACCGCTCCGCTGGAGGGGCAGGACGCTCCGGTTACAGCCGCTCCCGACGCCAATGTGGCTGCGCGATGA
- a CDS encoding TrbC/VirB2 family protein codes for MFAGLTSTLTLLSAQAYAAGSSMPWEAPLEKILESIEGPVAKIIAVVIIIMTGLALAFGDSTGGTRRLIQIVFGLSIAFAASSFFLSFFSFGGGALI; via the coding sequence ATCTTCGCCGGCCTCACCTCGACCCTGACCCTGCTGTCGGCGCAAGCCTACGCGGCCGGTTCCTCCATGCCCTGGGAAGCTCCGCTCGAGAAGATCCTGGAGTCGATCGAAGGCCCCGTCGCCAAGATCATCGCCGTCGTCATCATCATCATGACCGGCCTGGCCCTGGCCTTCGGCGACAGCACCGGCGGCACCCGGCGGCTGATCCAGATCGTCTTCGGGCTCTCGATCGCGTTCGCCGCGTCGAGCTTCTTTTTGTCGTTCTTCAGCTTCGGCGGCGGGGCGCTGATCTGA
- the trbL gene encoding P-type conjugative transfer protein TrbL: MNDTGFVDTFFDTFSNYIDSGFGLLGPHVGALANLLLAIDVTLAALMWSLASGEDVLARLIRKVIYVGFFAYLIGNFQALSTIVLTSFTKLGLTAAGAGVSAEEMLRPGKLAALGVSAGKPLLEAAADLSGWPGVFENLVQIVVLLLAFVLVIVAFFIVAVQVFVVLIEFKLATLMGFVLVPFGLFGRTAFLAEKVLGEVLATGVKVMALAAVVGIGATIFQQMTATWTYGQPTLDQLLALILASMVLLGLSIFCPAMASGLISGAPQLGAGAAVGTGLTVGGMAVAGVAAAQMATGAGAGLAARAAMAGGAGGSAGGMGGPSPTPPPGPSGSPSSPSSPSSPPSGSAAATPGASGGSSSAAGGQGGSGGGGAPTAPASAPGLGASADEAPQWARDLKKRQDLAHGASLVAHGLASGDDHSAGASPSLSET, encoded by the coding sequence ATGAACGACACCGGCTTCGTCGACACCTTCTTCGACACCTTCTCCAATTATATCGATAGCGGCTTTGGCCTGCTGGGACCGCATGTCGGCGCCCTGGCCAACCTGCTGCTGGCCATCGACGTCACCCTGGCGGCCCTCATGTGGAGCCTGGCTTCGGGCGAGGACGTCCTGGCCCGGCTGATCCGCAAGGTGATCTATGTCGGGTTCTTCGCCTACCTCATCGGAAATTTCCAAGCCCTCTCGACCATCGTCCTGACCAGCTTCACCAAGCTTGGACTGACAGCGGCCGGCGCCGGGGTCTCGGCCGAAGAGATGCTGCGGCCAGGCAAGCTGGCGGCGCTGGGCGTTTCGGCCGGCAAGCCTCTCTTGGAGGCGGCGGCCGATCTTTCCGGCTGGCCGGGCGTCTTCGAAAACCTCGTCCAGATCGTCGTCCTGCTCCTGGCCTTCGTCCTGGTGATCGTGGCGTTCTTCATCGTCGCGGTGCAGGTCTTCGTCGTCCTCATTGAGTTCAAGCTGGCGACCCTGATGGGCTTCGTGCTCGTGCCGTTCGGCCTGTTCGGGCGCACCGCCTTCCTGGCCGAAAAGGTGCTGGGCGAGGTCCTGGCGACCGGCGTCAAGGTCATGGCCCTGGCCGCGGTCGTCGGCATCGGCGCGACGATCTTCCAACAGATGACGGCCACCTGGACCTATGGTCAGCCGACGCTCGACCAGCTCCTGGCCCTGATCCTCGCGAGCATGGTGCTGCTGGGCCTGTCGATCTTCTGCCCGGCCATGGCGTCGGGTCTGATCTCCGGTGCGCCGCAACTGGGCGCGGGCGCGGCGGTCGGCACGGGGCTCACCGTCGGCGGCATGGCCGTGGCCGGTGTCGCCGCCGCCCAGATGGCGACAGGCGCGGGTGCGGGTCTTGCCGCCCGGGCGGCCATGGCCGGCGGAGCAGGCGGATCGGCCGGCGGCATGGGCGGACCATCGCCTACTCCGCCGCCCGGACCTTCCGGTTCGCCGTCGTCACCTTCCTCGCCATCCTCGCCGCCGTCCGGCTCTGCCGCGGCCACGCCCGGCGCTTCGGGGGGATCCTCGTCCGCTGCAGGCGGGCAGGGCGGCTCGGGCGGCGGCGGGGCGCCGACCGCGCCGGCGTCAGCCCCCGGTCTGGGCGCCTCGGCCGACGAGGCGCCGCAATGGGCCCGCGACCTCAAGAAACGCCAGGACCTGGCCCATGGCGCGAGCCTGGTGGCGCACGGCCTGGCCAGTGGCGACGACCACAGCGCCGGCGCTTCCCCTTCGCTTTCGGAGACTTGA
- the trbG gene encoding P-type conjugative transfer protein TrbG — MTRLVLALAVMAMASAAHAARPAAEPQSSPPVEYPFDPAGIYPLVAAPGRITDIVLEPGEALAANNPIAAGDTARWIIGDTASGEGEGRRVHVLVKPTAANLSTNLVINTDRRTYLIDVRASSRGFLSQVRWRYPKPPAAPRAAATLVAASSIAPSPAVPVVLNYGYRISGWARLRPERVWDDGKAIFIAFRPAVSMADLPPLFAVGADGKTSELVNYRVEGRVLIVDRLAERLELRLGLRELARRVRIERLPSKEAAR, encoded by the coding sequence ATGACCCGTCTTGTCCTGGCCCTGGCCGTCATGGCCATGGCTTCGGCCGCTCACGCCGCCCGGCCCGCAGCCGAGCCGCAATCGAGCCCGCCGGTCGAGTATCCGTTCGATCCGGCCGGAATCTATCCGCTGGTCGCCGCGCCCGGTCGCATCACAGACATCGTGCTGGAACCGGGCGAGGCCCTGGCGGCCAACAACCCGATCGCCGCCGGCGACACCGCCCGCTGGATCATCGGTGATACCGCAAGCGGGGAGGGGGAGGGACGCCGCGTCCATGTCCTGGTCAAGCCAACGGCGGCGAACCTCTCTACCAACCTGGTGATCAATACTGACCGGCGCACCTATCTGATCGACGTGCGCGCCTCGAGCCGCGGCTTCCTCAGCCAAGTCCGCTGGCGCTACCCCAAGCCGCCCGCAGCGCCAAGGGCCGCGGCGACGCTGGTTGCGGCCAGCTCCATCGCGCCATCGCCGGCCGTCCCGGTCGTCCTCAATTACGGCTACCGGATCTCGGGCTGGGCGCGGCTTCGGCCCGAACGGGTCTGGGACGATGGCAAGGCGATCTTCATCGCCTTCAGGCCCGCGGTCTCAATGGCCGACCTGCCGCCGCTCTTCGCCGTAGGCGCCGACGGCAAGACCTCCGAGCTGGTCAACTATCGCGTCGAGGGGCGCGTGCTCATCGTCGATCGGCTAGCCGAGCGGCTGGAACTGCGGCTGGGTCTTCGCGAGCTGGCGCGGCGTGTGCGGATCGAGCGCCTGCCGAGCAAGGAGGCCGCGCGATGA
- the trbK-alt gene encoding putative entry exclusion protein TrbK-alt, which produces MRPVIAWSLAAWMVLIAAAMAGQAASRATPKAKSAVQRTVDADLARCRNAGEAAAQDERCQAAWRGARARFFGRPAA; this is translated from the coding sequence ATGAGGCCGGTGATCGCCTGGAGTCTGGCCGCCTGGATGGTCCTGATCGCCGCGGCGATGGCCGGCCAAGCCGCCAGCAGGGCCACGCCAAAGGCCAAGTCTGCGGTCCAGCGCACAGTGGACGCCGATCTCGCCCGCTGCCGCAACGCGGGGGAGGCTGCCGCCCAGGACGAGCGCTGCCAGGCGGCTTGGCGCGGCGCACGCGCTCGCTTTTTCGGGAGGCCGGCGGCATGA
- a CDS encoding VirB3 family type IV secretion system protein has translation MAGDRAWTFAAPVHRALTEPVLLAGAPRAIALVNGTLAAGLGVGLRLWIVGLAIGLVGHGLAVWAARHDPLIFEVGKRHVRLPARLEA, from the coding sequence ATGGCCGGCGATCGCGCGTGGACTTTCGCCGCGCCCGTCCATCGGGCGCTCACCGAACCAGTACTGCTGGCGGGCGCGCCACGCGCGATCGCCCTGGTCAACGGCACGCTCGCCGCTGGCCTGGGCGTTGGCCTTCGGCTCTGGATCGTCGGCCTGGCGATCGGTCTGGTCGGGCACGGGCTCGCCGTCTGGGCCGCCCGGCACGATCCGCTGATCTTCGAGGTGGGCAAGCGGCATGTCCGACTGCCCGCCCGGCTGGAGGCCTGA
- the trbJ gene encoding P-type conjugative transfer protein TrbJ, whose translation MIPQRRRLLMAMSLVLAAPAGPVLAQLAVWDPTNYVQNVLQAARALQQVNNQITSLQNEAQMLIAQAKNLASLPYSTLSVLQAQVARTKALLAEAQKLAYDVADIQKAFTQNYGSVSLSTSNADLVARADSRWATSVASFEDALKVQAGIVASLDADSTQMAALVEASQGASGALAAAQAGNQLLALQAQQLQQLTAVIAAQGRAEALEAADRAAARADAKARFARFMGKSQ comes from the coding sequence ATGATCCCTCAGCGACGACGCCTGCTCATGGCGATGAGCCTTGTCCTTGCCGCTCCGGCCGGGCCGGTCCTGGCCCAACTGGCGGTCTGGGATCCCACCAACTACGTCCAGAACGTCCTGCAGGCCGCACGCGCCTTGCAGCAGGTCAACAACCAGATCACCTCGCTTCAGAACGAGGCGCAGATGCTGATCGCCCAGGCCAAGAACCTGGCGAGCCTGCCCTACTCGACTCTTTCGGTGCTGCAGGCCCAGGTCGCCCGGACCAAGGCGCTCCTCGCCGAGGCCCAGAAGCTGGCCTACGACGTCGCCGATATCCAGAAGGCGTTCACTCAGAACTATGGGTCGGTCAGCCTTTCGACCTCGAACGCCGATCTCGTCGCCCGGGCCGACAGCCGCTGGGCGACCTCGGTGGCCAGCTTCGAGGACGCGCTGAAGGTCCAGGCCGGCATCGTCGCCAGCCTCGACGCCGACTCCACCCAGATGGCCGCGCTGGTCGAGGCCAGCCAAGGCGCAAGCGGCGCCCTGGCGGCGGCCCAGGCCGGCAACCAGCTCCTTGCGCTTCAAGCCCAGCAACTGCAGCAGCTGACAGCGGTCATCGCCGCGCAAGGCCGGGCCGAAGCGCTTGAGGCGGCCGATCGGGCCGCGGCCCGTGCGGACGCCAAGGCAAGGTTCGCCCGCTTCATGGGCAAGAGCCAATGA
- the trbE gene encoding conjugal transfer protein TrbE: MLDLREYANRPERLVDYLPWAALVAPGVVLNKDGSFQRTAEFRGPDLDSASPEEVAVVAARINNVLRRLGSGWAMFVEARRDPAQDYPESVFPDGVSALVDIERRAAFQEEGAHFESRYYLTLLYLPPPERTGRLADLFIEGRSGEGADWRSELAGFVERTNRVLALIEGLMPKALWLDDAETLTFLHGAVSTRRQGLAVPDTPMHLDALLASESLDGGLEPRLGGAHLRVLTLVGFPSRTTPGLLDELNRLAIAYRWTSRAIFLDKTEAQGLLTKIRRQWFAKRKSIFALLQEALTQQPAALVDNDASNKAQEADQALQDLGEDAVAYAYVTANVVVWDEDPARADAKLALAEKVIAARDFTVIRERVGAVEAWLGTLPGNPYANVRQPPLSSLNLAHMAPLSAVWAGPERNAHLDGPPLLMARTEGSTPFRLSLHVGDVGHTLIVGPTGAGKSTLLALMALQFRRYPGARVFAFDFGASIRAAALGMGGAFHDLGGVLRESGRPAVALQPLARIDEESERIWAAGWLAAILAREGVSVGPTEREHLWSALASLASAPDEERTLTGLCALLASLELKRALAPYCLGGPWGRLLDADHEWLDDEPIEAFETEGLLGTTAAPAVLAYLFHRIERRLDGAPTLILIDEGWLALDDPAFGAQLQTWLGTVRKKNGSVVLTTLSLVQIERSAVAHAVIELCLTRIFLPNAWALDPVGAAAYHRFGLNARQTELIARAAPKRDYYVQSRAGERLFELGLGPVALAFVGAASKSDQAVMAAILAEHPREGFAQAWLRARGLGWAADLLPNLKLSGD, translated from the coding sequence ATGCTCGACCTCCGTGAATATGCCAATCGCCCCGAGAGGCTCGTCGACTACCTGCCCTGGGCGGCCCTGGTCGCGCCTGGCGTGGTGCTGAACAAGGACGGCTCCTTCCAGCGTACCGCCGAGTTTCGCGGGCCGGATCTGGACTCCGCCAGTCCTGAAGAGGTCGCCGTGGTCGCGGCTCGGATCAACAATGTCCTGCGCCGGCTGGGCTCGGGCTGGGCCATGTTCGTCGAGGCCCGCCGCGATCCGGCCCAGGACTATCCCGAAAGCGTCTTTCCCGACGGGGTCTCGGCGCTGGTCGATATCGAGCGACGCGCTGCTTTCCAGGAGGAGGGCGCGCATTTCGAGAGCCGCTACTACCTGACGCTGCTCTATCTGCCGCCGCCCGAGCGCACCGGACGCCTGGCGGACCTCTTCATCGAGGGGCGAAGCGGCGAGGGCGCCGATTGGCGGTCCGAACTGGCCGGCTTCGTCGAGCGCACCAACCGGGTGCTGGCCCTCATAGAAGGCCTGATGCCCAAGGCCCTCTGGCTCGATGACGCGGAAACTTTGACCTTCCTGCATGGCGCGGTCTCCACGCGCCGCCAGGGGCTCGCTGTTCCCGACACCCCCATGCATCTGGACGCGCTGCTGGCCAGCGAGTCCCTCGATGGCGGCCTGGAGCCGCGTCTTGGCGGCGCGCATCTGCGCGTTTTGACCCTCGTCGGGTTTCCAAGCCGGACCACCCCCGGGCTCCTGGACGAGCTCAATCGCCTGGCCATCGCCTATCGCTGGACCAGCCGGGCGATCTTCCTGGACAAAACCGAGGCCCAGGGCCTGCTGACCAAGATCCGGCGGCAGTGGTTCGCCAAGCGCAAGTCCATCTTCGCGCTCCTGCAGGAGGCCCTGACCCAGCAGCCGGCCGCCCTGGTCGACAACGACGCGTCAAACAAGGCTCAGGAGGCGGATCAGGCCTTGCAGGACCTGGGCGAGGACGCGGTCGCCTACGCCTATGTCACGGCCAATGTCGTGGTCTGGGACGAGGATCCGGCGCGCGCCGACGCCAAGCTGGCCCTGGCCGAGAAGGTCATCGCCGCCCGGGACTTCACCGTCATCCGCGAGCGGGTGGGCGCGGTCGAGGCCTGGCTTGGGACTTTGCCGGGCAACCCTTACGCCAACGTCCGCCAGCCGCCGCTTTCGTCGCTGAATCTAGCCCACATGGCGCCGCTATCGGCGGTTTGGGCCGGGCCCGAGCGCAACGCGCACCTGGACGGTCCGCCCCTGCTGATGGCCCGGACCGAGGGCTCCACGCCCTTTCGGCTTTCGCTACATGTCGGCGATGTCGGACACACCCTGATCGTGGGGCCCACGGGCGCTGGCAAGAGCACGCTGCTGGCGCTGATGGCGCTGCAGTTTCGTCGCTATCCGGGCGCCCGGGTTTTCGCCTTCGACTTCGGCGCGTCCATTCGGGCGGCGGCGCTCGGCATGGGCGGGGCCTTCCACGATCTTGGCGGGGTGTTGCGCGAGAGCGGCCGGCCGGCGGTGGCCCTGCAGCCCCTGGCCCGGATCGACGAGGAGAGCGAGCGAATCTGGGCGGCCGGCTGGCTGGCGGCGATCCTGGCGCGCGAGGGCGTCAGCGTCGGGCCGACCGAGCGCGAGCACCTGTGGTCGGCTCTGGCGAGCCTGGCCAGCGCCCCCGACGAGGAGCGGACGCTCACGGGCCTGTGCGCCTTGCTTGCCAGCCTGGAGCTCAAGCGCGCCCTGGCCCCGTATTGCCTGGGCGGCCCCTGGGGCCGGCTCCTGGACGCCGACCACGAGTGGCTCGACGATGAGCCGATCGAGGCCTTCGAGACGGAAGGACTGCTGGGCACGACCGCCGCGCCGGCGGTGCTGGCCTATCTCTTCCACCGTATCGAACGTCGCCTCGACGGCGCGCCGACCCTGATCCTGATCGACGAAGGCTGGCTGGCGCTCGACGACCCGGCGTTCGGCGCCCAACTGCAGACCTGGCTGGGCACGGTTCGCAAGAAGAACGGCTCGGTCGTTCTGACGACCCTGTCTCTGGTCCAGATCGAGCGGAGCGCCGTGGCCCATGCGGTCATCGAGCTCTGCCTGACACGGATCTTCCTGCCCAACGCCTGGGCGCTCGATCCGGTCGGGGCCGCAGCCTACCACCGGTTTGGCCTCAACGCCCGCCAGACCGAGCTGATCGCCCGCGCCGCGCCCAAGCGCGACTACTACGTCCAGTCCCGGGCCGGCGAGCGGCTCTTTGAGCTGGGACTGGGCCCTGTCGCCCTGGCCTTCGTCGGCGCCGCGTCCAAGTCCGATCAAGCCGTGATGGCCGCGATCCTGGCGGAGCATCCGCGCGAAGGGTTCGCACAGGCCTGGCTACGCGCCCGGGGCCTTGGCTGGGCCGCCGACCTCCTTCCTAACCTCAAGCTTAGCGGAGATTGA